One Mustelus asterias chromosome 12, sMusAst1.hap1.1, whole genome shotgun sequence genomic region harbors:
- the LOC144501220 gene encoding aldehyde dehydrogenase, dimeric NADP-preferring-like, translating into MLCSCGGWCIMDQINLVVSGARDAYNQGKTQSLEFRIQQLKALGRMITERKEEFSLALKKDLHKNAFAVEVFEMTGILNELTLAISKLPKWSAPEHVSKNMMTLMDTVYIHREPLGVVLIIGAWNYPLALTIQPLVGAIAAGNAVVLKPSEVSWNTAQLLAELLPQYLDKDLYLVINGAVEETTELLKQQFDHIFFTGSTSIGRIVMEAAAKHLTPVTLELGGKSPCYVDTDCDLDVACRRIAWGRFTNCGQTCIAPDYILCDKSIQDAVVKKISTYLFEFYGADPQKSPDYGRIVNQRHFKRLMSLLEGASVVYGGQSDEENLYIAPTIVTDVDPGSKIMQEEIFGPLLPIVTVGSADEAISFINKRDKPLALYVFSHDNKLIKRMIAQTSSGGVTVNDCMIHYTVDTLPFGGVGKSGTGAYHGKFTFDTFSHRRACVMRSLGFEKMNNVRYAPATDSKQKMTLWVMTKRRRCTVM; encoded by the exons ATGCTGTGTTcctgtgg GGGTTGGTGCATCATGGACCAGATCAATCTCGTTGTATCCGGTGCGAGAGACGCCTACAATCAGGGGAAAACCCAGTCTCTGGAATTCCGCATtcagcagctgaaggcattggggagaatgatcacagagagaaaggaagagtTCTCACTGGCGCTCAAAAAGGACTTGCACAAG AATGCATTTGCTGTGGAGGTCTTTGAAATGACAGGCATTCTGAATGAATTGACTTTGGCTATAAGCAAACTGCCCAAATGGAGCGCCCCAGAGCACGTGTCCAAGAACATGATGACGTTAATGGACACTGTCTATATCCATCGAGAACCTCTGGGAGTGGTTCTGATCATTGGGGCCTGGAACTACCCATTGGCCCTTACGATCCAGCCTTTAGTTGGAGCAATCGCAGCAG GGAATGCCGTTGTCCTGAAGCCATCTGAAGTGAGTTGGAATACGGCCCAATTACTGGCGGAACTCCTCCCTCAGTACTTGGACAAG GACCTCTACCTGGTCATCAATGGAGCAGTGGAGGAGACGACGGAACTCCTAAAGCAGCAGTTTGATCACATCTTCTTTACGGGCAGTACCAGCATTGGCCGGATTGTAATGGAGGCTGCGGCCAAACATCTGACCCCCGTGACCCTGGAACTTGGAGGCAAAAGTCCCTGTTACGTCGACACCGACTGTGATCTGGACGTCGCCTGCAG ACGTATCGCGTGGGGACGGTTCACGAACTGTGGACAGACCTGCATCGCTCCAGATTACATCCTGTGTGATAAAAGTATCCAAGATGCAGTGGTGAAGAAGATCAGCACATATCTCTTT GAATTCTACGGAGCTGATCCCCAGAAATCCCCGGATTATGGGCGTATTGTCAACCAGCGACATTTTAAGAGGCTGATGTCTTTGCTGGAGGGAGCGAGCGTTGTGTACGGTGGTCAAAGTGATGAAGAGAATCTTTACATAG CTCCCACAATCGTGACGGACGTGGATCCCGGCTCCAAGATCATGCAGGAGGAGATCTTTGGCCCCCTGCTGCCGATAGTCACGGTCGGTAGTGCCGACGAAGCCATTAGCTTCATCAACAAGAGGGACAAGCCTCTGGCTCTCTACGTCTTCTCTCACGACAATAAG ctaatCAAGAGAATGATCGCACAGACTTCCAGTGGTGGTGTAACTGTAAATGACTGCATGATCCATTACACCGTCGACACGTTGCCGTTTGGGGGTGTTG GTAAAAGTGGCACGGGGGCGTACCACGGCAAATTCACCTTTGACACATTCAGCCATCGCCGTGCTTGCGTGATGAGGTCGCTGGGTTTCGAGAAGATGAACAATGTCCGCTACGCGCCAGCCACTGACTCGAAGCAAAAGATGACTCTGTGGGTGATGACTAAACGTAGAAGATGCACAGTAATGTGA